Part of the Methanolobus chelungpuianus genome is shown below.
ATTGAGAACAGGGTGTAAGCAGTGGCGTGACCCGTGGAACGATGACTACTGCCATCAGGGAAAGCAGGGATGGATAAGAAGCCTCAGGTTTTTGGCCGGCTTTAAGTTCCAAACAAAAATATCGTTTTCATGCAGCCTCATCTTCACCACCCCATCTCTTCCTGATCCGGAGCAATGCATGAGATATAACTCCCAGCACAGGCAGCTCTATCAAAGGACCGATCACCAATGCCAGTGCTATCAATGGCTCCTCCGGGAAAGCCGTGAGTGCGATCGCCAGCACTATTGGTGAATTACGCGCAAGGGTTGTCAGATTCAGGCTTGCAGTATCCTCATATGAGAAAAGCAGTTTCCTTCCGATGACTTGTCCCACGATGAACACTATCGTGAAGAACAGCAGTACCGGAGGTATCAGTTTCAACAGCACCAGCGGGTTACGGACCAGGTATTCTCCCTGGGAAGCGAACATGGATATGATAGCAAGGTTCAGGAAAGAGAACTGCAGGTGGCCAAGCTTCGGGAAGACCTTTTCCTCAAGCCAGTACTCTCCTTTCATTCCCGGCAGGACCGCTTTTGATACAAGGGACAGGAAGAAGGGAATAAAGAGCACAAGGACCACACTCTCCAGTAGGGTTAAAGGGTTGATCGCTGCAATGGTTCCGGCGAATATGAGTAAGTAAACAGGCAGCAGTATCAGCTGGAGGATAAGGTTCATAGGAAGGATGGATGCAGAGAGCGGTACATTGCCCCGCGAGAGACCCGTAAAAAGCAGGTACCAGTCAGTGCAGGGAGTGACCATGAGCATGATGAACCCTATCCAGAGAGCAGGCACGTCCCTCAGGAACAGGAACCCAAGGACAAAGGCCAGCAGAGGATTGAATATGAAGTTCACGGCCCCGCTGACAGCAGCGAACCTCCAGTTC
Proteins encoded:
- a CDS encoding arsenic resistance protein; the encoded protein is MGSIEKYQSLFILLSVFVGLILGQVPFFKDHAAFFIVPFLMVMLYGIFLQVPLGHLRDSFRNWRFAAVSGAVNFIFNPLLAFVLGFLFLRDVPALWIGFIMLMVTPCTDWYLLFTGLSRGNVPLSASILPMNLILQLILLPVYLLIFAGTIAAINPLTLLESVVLVLFIPFFLSLVSKAVLPGMKGEYWLEEKVFPKLGHLQFSFLNLAIISMFASQGEYLVRNPLVLLKLIPPVLLFFTIVFIVGQVIGRKLLFSYEDTASLNLTTLARNSPIVLAIALTAFPEEPLIALALVIGPLIELPVLGVISHALLRIRKRWGGEDEAA